The Acipenser ruthenus chromosome 46, fAciRut3.2 maternal haplotype, whole genome shotgun sequence genomic interval aagcaaagtacaagtgtgacaaaccacaattcaataatacagcagataatagtgatagttacatcaggatatgattaaatagtgatagttagatcaggatgtgattaaatacaaagtactacaggttaaacacttggcagtgTTTaaccaggatgacttacaattgctacaagatatcacattattttcacatacaattacccatttatacagttgggtttttactggagcaatctaggtaaagtaccttgttcaagggtacagcagcagtgtccccccacctgggactgaacccacgaccctccggtcaagagtccagagccctaaccactactctactcAGAGATACCAAGGTATTCAGGAGGTAAGGGATCTGAGTGAGGAACAGTAGGCAATAAACAGCCCTAGTCCTGCTGAAAATCATTGTTGTTTCCATAATCTGTGTCGGTGCTCTATGTAATCTGCACAAGCTATTTATAATACGACAGCTCCGATTCTAAAACTGACAAAAAGGTTTTTGCAAACGCCACACGATATCTCAAGAGAGCTAATCTGGTAAACCACAAGCTGTCGCCTGAAGCGGGTCCAGCCCCATGCTACCCCCCGCTCCTCTCCATCACACAGCGGTATCTGGTGCCTCTGACCTCTCTCCAGGGAAGCTAGGATGCACCTGTAACTTATTAAATCAAGGAGGTCAACtgtcacctttccccagcatgaAAGGGAGCAGGCACTGGACAGCCAGCCAACTTTTCAAAGGCATGGCTAATGGAAGCTGCTCAAGCTATTTGTCGTTGCAGCCCCGTGCTGGGTGTGGAAGAAGCTGCCGGGGGGCTTGTCATTCTCTGGCAGGCGTGCTGGGCTGTGGCCCCGCTTTGCAGTCTCTCTCCGCGGGGGGGTGCAGCAGAGGCTAGCGCGGCTCTCTTTCTATTAATCTGCTGCTCACTGCTGCATGCAGGGCTTCTGCCTGCCCATATGCTCAGTCTCTGTGGCAGTGAAAAACTCCCAACTAATCTGATGATTCAAATCTGATAGGGGAGGACACGTGTTGcctgtttttaactgttttaaccCCTATGCTGAAGCCTTTCCTTCATttttttgatattattattattattattattattattattattattattattattattattattattatatatttcttagcagatgcccttatccagggcgacttacaattgttacaagagatcacattattttttacatacagttacccatttatacagttgggtttttactggagcaatctaggtaaaataccttgctcaagggaacagcggcagtgtcccccacctgtgattggacccacaaccctccggtcaagagtccggagccctaaccactactccacactgctgccctaataggAGACATTTTACAAAACTGAGACAACTTTAGCGGGCATGGATTATTGAGAGACCATTGAATTATCATCTCGCCCTGGGGTTGCATATCCCCGCTGAGATACATACTTATCTAACCCTTAAAGAACCAGCTGTAATGGAGTTTATACATGTATCTAGTAGCAGCTATTGCTAGTATGACTGTGGGTATGCCTTGTGGAGTCATCCACTCGTGTGTGATACTTTGCCTGCAGTGGATATAGTCGTCTACGTGTTCGTGTCACTGATGGCTCGGATTTTGTATTCATGAGTGTCAGACTTGCTTGTATTATTGTAGTTATTTGGatcgtgtgtttttttgttttcacaatgAATATGAGTTACTGTAATTAAAGAggctttctgtctgtgtgtctgtagatcACACTTACATTTCCACCCATCTGTGCGATTGTGATGCTTTCTAAGGGCCTCTTCAGTGCAATGTATTGAATGGATGTCAATGGAGTTTGACTGGCTGagtgtctgtatgtcacacttgcattATGAATACCAGTCTTATCTAGATACAGTATGTAAaaggaatgtttgttttttcatatggGATTTAATGAAATATCGCCTCCGTGTGGCATGTGCTTGGATGAATATCCATTGGGAGCTGGGTCTAGACAGCCATACTCATTTTACACTTGTCCTTGCTATGGCATTGCAATGCCAGTTTTTGAACACTTATGGTCAAGCACACTCTGCAATGCTTTAACCCAGGTCCCCTCCAGCTCAAAGATGGAAGCTCAGCATTGTAAGATGTAAAGTGTAGTGCAGGGTGAGTGACTGCTTGGCCCAGGATCTCGCCTTCTGGACCAATAAGAGCCGCCCTCGTTTTGAGGTGCGACCTCCGACCTCGGTCAGAGGTCACCAAGGCCTGCTGACGGAGGACCACCGACCCCAAGAAGGgagatacagttgcaaaggaggtggtggggaggtggaggagaaagACTTGCAGAGCAAGTAGTGGAAGGTGAGCCTGGACTATATAGGTTAATGAACCAATAGGATTAGCGTAGCGAGCTGAGCCCCGCCCCTAGAACTACAGCAAGCCTCTATTTAAAGCATGATTTATATTTACCCTGAGTTGTGTGGAGTTCTGTGTGCGGGTGAATATTGCCCTAAATGCTATATTTATAACAAGGACATCTTTCAGAGCAGAGCCCGTCTGGATGCAGGATGGCATGTCGGTATGCCAGTTTGATAGAGTACCAGCGACCAGCCAATTCAGCTCCCAGCTCCACCGAAATATCACAGACCACGATCTGGGCTGCAGCGCTGGAAAGACTGGAAGACTGATGCGGAGCGTCCATCCTCTCAGAATAGCCACAGCCCTCGGAGTCATCACTCCAACCtaattgtgtcactttgtaaacCAAAATGAAGCCTCCAGTTATTACTTTGCCTTGTTTTATAGCTTCCCTCAAGTACCACAGACGAGAGGAAGGGGGGGAGCGGTCCAAGACGTTTGGAAACCACGGGCGATATCATTATCACTGCGTATCTGAGGGTCGACTTCAAAGGAAACATTTCAAAGCAAAAACTGCtttgcaaccaaaaaaaaatcctgaccTTCCTTCAAAAATGCTATTAAATTTTTAATGACGTGTTGAACAAAATAGCAGCGGAAGTTTTTCAAATATTCAAGATTATATGTTaacagcatggtaaaacataggaagctttgtaaagaccagagaggtatggtaaagcataggaaggtttgtaaagaccagagaggtatggtaaagcataggaaggtttgtaaagaccagagaggtatggtaaagcatagaaaggtttgtaaagaccagagaggtatggtaaagcataggaaggtttgtaaagaccagagaggtatggtaaagcataggaaggtttgtaaagaccagagaggtatggtaaagcataggaaggtttgtaaagaccagagaggtatggtaaagcataggaaggtttgtaaagaccagagaggtatggtaaagcataggaaggtttgtaaagaccagagaggtatggtaaagccaaCAATTGTAAATACATAGCACAGGATAAAACATGGAGAAATGACTGCAAAATCACAATGCATGCAAACTTACTGTGGTACACCTGCAGGAGGAAAGGgcgtgtgattttatttttaattacattgttattagaGGGCTTGACTGAGTCCAAGCAAGTCCATGCATGATTAACCTTGACCTGATATCTGCGATGAAGACTGAACTGTGAAAGAATGGAGCTCGGAGACCCCAAACGAGTCGTATTGGAATGAAACTGCAGCCAAGTCTGTGTGAGCGCCATGGCAGCAACGTGATCTGTGTTAGGGGAGCGGTAAGCTGCAGAAACCCATTTCTCATACACCTGCTGCCTGTCCTCTGTTACCACATGGCCCCGTGCATAGACAGCAGGGCTATTCCCCGCAGGCTGTGGGCTGTCATTGTAATTACTGAAACGGATGTCAGTCCTGGATCAGGCAGCTGGATTGTTATACCTGTCCTCTGTGAGGGAGGAACACACCTGGGAGTGATTTAGCAATGGGTCACGGTGTTGGATTTGTATTCTTATGATCATTTGATATGTAACACACAGTACAGCTAAAGGAATGATAAACAGTAATTCAACATTCATCAAATTATATTCTACCATGACATATCAGATTGCAGATATAAGAACATAATgagataattacatttaaataacaatatatcAGTATATCAAAAATAGACCATCACTCAGTGTCAGAGTTCATGCCCTTTTTGCCAACAATTCATATTAATCAAAGCATAAATTGAAGAACTTTTCCACGGCTTTTCTGGCTCCCCGCCCCCCCCAACTGTAACCACACATTACTCCCTTTAGTATATTCTGTCAGTAAAAAGCAGTGGTTATAAAAAGccacattaaaataatttaaatgacgCCAGTATTTAGATGCCCTTTAATTCACATCATTAAGGTCTCTTGAGCGGTCTCCGGTTTTGTTTCATTACCATTTTTGTAACTCAAGAAGGAGATGCTTCTAATTAATCTAAACGCAGTGTCTGTGAATCTGTTAACTATTATAAAAATGCATGCCTATTACACTCTGCGTGTTCCTGCATTCCCTTTTGAGCGAGTCtgcgggagagaggagaggagatttAAAAGAGGAGGAGTCTTATTCCTGTTTTAATTATGAATTAGCAGACGATTCTCCTCGCTGTGTAAGCCTCCCCATTGTTAAAGCTGCAGTCCTTGTGCTGAGAGCCTGTGGGACGGCGTCTCATCACACTGCTATGGGCCCATGCTAGCTCAGCCTTCTTGTGTTTCCCTGTGCGTTCTGTTTTATCACCTTCTCCTGCACACCTGTGCTCATTTAATCCTTGCCAAAACTCACCGTGGAGCAAGCGGACTCACGTGATGCTGCTGCAGCACTCTGACACCTCCCCTGCACTTATCACTCGCTCTTACAATGGccctatattgtttttaaataaggtTTGGTCAGCCTGTGTTTAAAACAGCTGTATTGCTGCTCCCTGTTGAAACGACACAGTGTGAGGGAGGGGCTGCTTTCTGGACTTGAAGATGTGATTTAATAACCTCCTACTGCTTcaaacgtacgtgtgtgtgtgtgtgtgtgtgtgtgtgtgtgtgtgtgtgtgtgtgtgtgtgtgtgtgtgtgtgtgtgtgtgtgtgtgtgtgtgtgtgtgtgtgtgtgtgtgtgtgtgtgtgtgtgtgtgtgtagcttttGATTTAAGGGGAATAGTGgttagtggagtagtggttagggctctggactcttgaccggagggtcgtgggttcaatcccaggtggggggacactgctgctgtacccttgagcaaggtactttacctagattgctccagtaaaaacccaactgaataaatgggtaattgtatgtaaaaaaaaccaaaaaaaatcttgtaacaattgtaagtcgccctggataaggacgtctgctaagaaataaataataataaatatgcaaatttcatcattacaagagccaatcaaatcacgtgaaagttgcctaaagcttctacattcacagtgttttaaaagtcaaagcacagtagctgcagatttttaaaatataaatatatataaaacatgaaaaagaataATGAAATAACTCAATGAAGAAGCATTCTGTGGTTTCTTTGTTCCCCGCTGCTCTCTAATTGCTGATGTTGCTGGAGAGTGCATCAGTGTGGGacagaggggtgtgtgtgtgtgtgtgcgtgtcagcgaCAGACCTGTCACCATCCCTGATGAAGATTGACTTGACAGCCTTAACAACCGAGCCTTCTAATTATTGACAACACAGGCTTTTATAGATTTGATGTGCCGTCGCTCCCTTATGAGACTGGGGCAAGCGTGGCTGCTCCTTAATTTCACAACATTTTTCAGCAGCTTCGCTACCCGCTGCCCCTGATTCTCCGGGGCAACCTCCCACGCTTTCCTTACAAAATGATTTTGTATAGTCTTCAGAAAAAACTAATACCGCTGCTGTATCTGACGGCGGTGGCGTCATCACCGTAACACTGTCTAAtcgttttaaaacacaaaagggtCGCAGGAGATCTCTTACAGTAACACAACACTTAATTAAGAAATAAAGCGCACTCAGGTGTTTTCCCAGTTGAATGCAGTTTTTCTCGTGAGGGGTCAGCCCCTCTGTGCCCCGGTTCCCGACCCGTCCGGGGCGTGGCCTCTCTACTTGGCGGCGCTCATGCGCATGAcgtgcttcaccatgcttccgATGCCGTCGAAGATGTAGTGGTAGTGATAGTCCGTCTCCCACATGAAGGTGGGCGTGCTGATCACCCTGTTCTTCTCGTCCACCTGGGCCTCGTGCGTCACGCGCTGTTAAGGAGATCTCTTCCCGGGACACCAGATCTCATATCAAACatgtctggctgtctgtctgtctgcattgccattgcagtgccactgtctgtctgcctgtctgcagtgccactgtctgtctgtctgtctgtctgcattgccagtGCAGTGCcattatctgtctgtctgcattgccattgcagtgccactgtctgcctgtctgtctgcagtgccactgtctgcctgtctgtctgcagtgccactgtctgcctgtctgtctgtagtgccactgtctgtctgtctgcattgtcaTTGCAGtgcctctgtctgcctgtctgtctgcagtgccactgtctgtctgtctgcattgtcattgcagtgcctctgtctgtctgtctgtctgcattgctgttgcagtgccactgtctgtctgtctgtctgcattgtcactgcagtgccactgtctgtctgtctgtctgtctgcattgtcactgcagtgtcactgtctgtctgtctgtctgcattgcccctgtctgtctgtctgtctgcattgctgttGCAgtgccctgtctgtctgtctgcattgtcattgcagtgccactgtctgcctgtctgtctttctgcatTGCTACTGAACACCATTTGGAGAAATATATTATATGCAGCCTCTCCCcactgtagctgcccttgtgctaacACTGCTCCTCAGTGTCATGAGCCTGTGGGTctccctgtgctctgtgctgtTTTGCGGTACAGATGCAGATGCAGGTCTACAGTAGGAAGCCCTGGCTGTGTAAAGGATATGTAAGGCTCGCGAATGGAGTGGCGGGCTCCCATGCTCTTCACCGCCTGCACCATGCTGGTGTACGGCCAGCGGCCCCAGCGACTGCTCTCGTCGCGCTCCTGACCCATGGTGACCTCCAGGCTGGGCAGCACCCGGCAGGCTAGGATCGGAGCCATGCAGGACagcctggagagaggagagagggggttagagatCAGAGCCAGGGACAGGACTCCCGTCTTTAACAGCACACCACAGACTCCCTGAACTCCTCTGAACTTCACAATGTCAAGCGTTTCAAGCTGTCAGACTGGACAATATCTTATTATTACTAATATGGTTCTCTCCAGATCACATTTCTTAAAGACTCTCTAGCAATCCAGCTTTGGCTTTTCCGGATggcttctgcttttttttttgcgatgtcgttttgtagtttctttgattacatgatgttaaatacaggtttttttttttaaatgatgtcacaatcttaaaattctagatgatgcaaaacttttgtcccgAGCTGTAGCTGCTGTGAATAGGGCCTGTTTGAAAAGCCTCCAGCTCTGTGCTGATGGATCACATGTTAAAATATCTGCTCCCCACACAGGCCAGCTTCTATTAGACAGTTTACATAAAACCATTCAAAGCCCACAGCGCCACCTACTGACTGAAAACGCTGCTCTTTATTGATAAAGACATTGTGACAAAAAAAAGTTCCTGTTTAGTACTTTTGCATAGAGAAGGAGAAAGATGGTGGGTGGTATTATTTTTAATGGGTGTTCCTAGGGGGCGGGACTCTCACCCGATTGGTTTGCGGGAGCGGTGGAACTCCTTCATGATTCGCTCCACGTCGTGATTGATCTTGCAATCTTTGCCGTCGCTGTTGAAGGTCGATCTGAGTACAGAGGAAAGAATTACAGCGTCAGGAAAATACAGAAACACCGGGAGGAGAGAAACAGGACTCCCATTGCAGCGCAGattgagccagtccaggttttgacTTGGACAGGACCTAGTTTAGAGTCTAGGTGTGTCCAGTGTGTCATACACACTCAGGTACAGTATTCAGATTATTTTCCATTATAATCATAATTACATCACTATatggaaagaaaaaacactgccccctagtgttgCTGAGCGGTAGGTTATTGGCTTGTATCATGCAgcgctacaggtagtggacaaaaaaatggaaaccccaatgtaaagcacttaatagggcgttggaccactatggtatcccactctgtggagttctcgggggaccgtttttgatgaaactggctgctcgcgccccaggttgaaatttgcaggcgattgatctgcagttgctcgcctgttttgtcttgcacttcgaattaacgcacggatatcatgatcctggagtatgcgcttccgcccgctgttgcccttcgctgatgatgtctttccctcggagttccatgccgacatcaccttagacaccgttgctcgtgaaacatcagcaagttgagctgtcttggtcactgaagctcctgccaaacgcacccccgacaatcacccctctttcaaagtcactgaggtctcctcttgcagccatgctagccataattataggcaatcaggcctgtccagcatttttatacatgaccctaagcatgctgggatgttatttgcttaattaacacatgagccacacctgtgtggaagcccttgctttcaatatacttggtgtccctcatttaccaggtgtgtccatttttttgtccactacctgtatattctCTCTCTCAGTCCAAAATATAGAGAGATTGAACGAAAGGTGAAGGTGTCAGGCTTTTAGTGAAGCTGACAGCTTAAgcgctgggatccttcaagagacAGTTGGCTATGGCTGTCAGGCGAATGCTTCCCAGTGTTTCAGACTCACAGGTTCTTGGTGACCCCGTAGCCCCCTGGGAAGATGACGGCGTCAAAGCTGCTGACATCGAGCTTGGAGAGATCCTGCATCTTCCCCCTCGCCAAACGAGCCGACTCGATCATGACattcctgcagagagagagagagagagacacgcacgcacgcacacacgcatcaGCAGGCTGCAGGCTAGAGCTGACGGGCTGGgatgggagggaagcagtgtggcttagtggttagagatgagggactgggaggaaggcagtCAGTGTAGTGATTATAGTTCAAGCAAACAGTATAGTAATGCATAGATTACCTGTGCAAATTCGGCATGGTCTTTTTTAGTTTTGAAACGTTGGTGGTTGTGCACTGTACAGACTGTAAAACTATAATTGCAACATTTACAAATACAAGATTACAGAaaggcaaataaaataaatcaggaaAATAAATTTAATTGGGaccccaaataataaaaaaaacaagaaacgtCTTCCGTAGAACTGACCCTCCCTCCAGCGGTTTCTCGTTAGTTTTATATATCGTTACAGACCTATTACCCTTTGGAACTTGATGATTCCCACTTTCATTGCCTTTAGATGCACCTCTATTTGCTTCCTATTACCAACCGAATACAGCTTTCCCCCAAACCACAATGTTTGTGTGTTATCCAGTTTTTTCCACCTCATCTTTTTGATGGTAACATTCAGCCAAATGAATCTGAGGTAACCCCCGATAGCCCCgggacccacctgttctctccgGACGCGGGCTGGCCTTTCATGTGATCCACCACGTGCATCTGCTGCTGGTTCGGGGCGAACAGCTGGAAGCGAGCGCCATTGCGGCTGAGATGATACATGGTGCTGCGACACAGAGCAGAGACTGCGATAGGGGGCGCTGTGTACCACTGACACACCACAGTGAAATCACAGCAAAGTGGAGCCAAGCACAGAGACTGCGATAGGGGGCGCTGTGTACCCCTGACACACCACAGTGAAATCACAGCAAAGTGGAGCCAAGCACAGAGACTGGGATAGGGGGCGCTGTGTACCACTGACACACCACAGAGAAATCACAGCAAAGTGGAGCCAAGCACAGAGACTGGGGATAGGGGGCGCTGTGTACCACTGACACACCACAGTGAAATCACAACAAAGTGGAGCCAAGCACAGAGACTGCGATAGGGGGCGCTGTGTACCACTGACACACCACAGAGAAATCACAGCAAAGTGGAGCCAAGCACAGAGACTGCGATAGGGGGCGCTGTGTACCACTGACACACCACAGTGAAATCACAGCAAAGTGGAGCCAAGCACAGAGACTGGGATAGGGGGCGCTGTGTACCACTGACACACCACAGAGAAATCACAGCAAAGTGGAGCCAAGCACAGAGACTGGGATAGGGGGCGCTGTGTACCACTGACACACCACAGTGAAATCACAGCAAAGTGGAGCCAAGCACAGAGACTGGGATAGGGGGCGCTGTGTACCACTGACACACCACAGAGAAATCACAGCAAAGTGGAGCCAAGCACAGAGACTGCGATAGGGGGCGCTGTGTAACCCTGACACACCACAGTGAAATCACAGCAAAGTGGAGCCAAGCACAGAGACTGGGATAGGGGGCGCTGTGTACCACTGACACACCACAGAGATATTACAGCAAAGTGGAGCCAAGCACAGAGACTGCGATAGGGGGCGCTGTGTACCCCTGACACACCACAGTGAAATCACAGCAAAGTGGAGCCAAGCACAGGAAAAGCGTTGTAAAGCCaagagaggtgtggtgaagcagattgaaactatggcaaatgcaacAGTACAACAAACAGGGGAAAATGTACCATGCAcattttccagagctgtatacagctctataggaaagagaactcaacactgcagagctgtatagagctctataggaaagagaactcaacactgcagagctgtatagagctctataggaaagagaactcaacactgcagagctgtatagaggtctataggaaagagaactcaacactgcagagctgtatagagctctataggaaagagaactcaacactgcagagctgtatagagctctttaggaaagagaactcaacactgcagagctgtatagaggtctataggaaagagaactcaacactgcagagctgtatagagctctataggaaagagaactccactcagtaCTTACTATGCAGCTTCATGGATATCAGTCCCATCCCACCATCCGCATCCAGAAAACACCTGCAAGGAAACACAATGCACACTCTGTAATACACGCAGGCAAACAAATACAGAACCAATGACATTAGACATTCATTTCCCCCCTACAAAAAGTCAGCAATGGTCTCTTCCAAGACTGGTACTACACTGAAAATGGCAGTGCCCATTGTAGATATGGGGGTTCAAATAAAAACCAGTCCAAGAACATACAGGGGGTCGTAAGAATCTCCCAGTACCTAGTTGATTGGATCATAGCCAATTGCAATAGGAAAAGCCTACAGCAGGCTTGCAGACCCAAGCGAATGAGCCACAGTGATGACCATAATATAATCGCACCAGTGCTTTGATAACATTAATTAAAGGCTTGTAAGCAGGAGTGGACCTGAAGCAGCAAGCTTCCTGGTACTTGAGGACAGCCACTTCCAGCTTCCCATTACTGCTTAGGAGAAAGCTCTTCAGCTACGAGATTCCTGGGAGTCAAATACAGGCGCTGCCAAAACAAAACTAGCAAAGGAAGGATTACAGCCCTACTGTATATACTAACACAAACTTACCACCGCGATGTTGGTGTTCCCCCAGTTGCCCCAGTCCCCTGACTGGTGAGCGAGGCAGACTGGCTGTTTCGTCAGGACAGCCGCCACCTGTTTTACCAGCAGCGCCCGTGATGCCAACATATTGACTGAGATGCCCGTTCTACAACCTGCAAGGAGCGCGCCTCAGCCTTTCACGGGTCTCCTGCCCCAGGGGGTATTTATCTGCCTTGGTCCACCTCACGTCACCGGTAAGCTCATTTTCTGAGCTATGAACTTTTATTCTAAAGCGAACCTTACCTTTCAGTGCTCTGCTAAATATACCACGAAGCAGCAGAGATCCTATTAGGAGATATTAGCTAATCGGCCAGCTCTCTTCATGGATTAGCCCAAGCTTAGCTAGCCTCTGCTTTCGTGGAACACAATATAACTTAAAAGAAAAACGATAAAGCAAACGTCATGTGCGGGCTTTGCTGAAGTGAAAGACGATCAGTCGATGGTAGTGATTTCTCTGTCGGTTCCTTCGCTACACGAACCTCGTTATTGTTGCTTAGATAAAAGACGTGTTCGAAGGGTTAGGGGCATTGCATGCCGCATCTGTTCAGCATGCTGTGTGTAAAGTGATTACACAGCAGGGTGCGTTTCCAAGGTGACCGCTTTAAACTCTGCTGTTGTAAAGTCAGGTGTTGGttcctgttattttttatttacatatg includes:
- the LOC131721012 gene encoding ES1 protein, mitochondrial-like translates to MLASRALLVKQVAAVLTKQPVCLAHQSGDWGNWGNTNIAVVFSGCGWWDGTDIHEAAYTMYHLSRNGARFQLFAPNQQQMHVVDHMKGQPASGENRNVMIESARLARGKMQDLSKLDVSSFDAVIFPGGYGVTKNLSTFNSDGKDCKINHDVERIMKEFHRSRKPIGLSCMAPILACRVLPSLEVTMGQERDESSRWGRWPYTSMVQAVKSMGARHSIREPYISFTQPGLPTVDLHLHLYRKTAQSTGRPTGS